The following are encoded together in the Zingiber officinale cultivar Zhangliang chromosome 8A, Zo_v1.1, whole genome shotgun sequence genome:
- the LOC122011378 gene encoding methylesterase 9-like, protein MADDAASNSTNLHIVLVHGACHGAWSWHKLTTLLRSAGHRVAALDLAASGIDERRFVDIRSFTDYNRPLLDFLESLPSGERAVLVGHSLGGINISFAMDKFPSKVAVGVFVTAFMPDSDHPPGHVYKRHNLDDTSDPFWLDTQFGSVRNEENGPVSMLFGPNMMANFYDHSPVQDLTLAMTLLRPISMFADELLASPPLSKSGYASTAKVYIKCEKDIGLLATYQQWMIENNPVNEVKVIEEADHMPMLSTPEELSQIISEIVKTYA, encoded by the exons ATGGCTGACGACGCCGCGAGCAACAGCACAAACCTACACATCGTCCTGGTGCACGGTGCCTGCCACGGAGCCTGGTCGTGGCACAAGCTCACCACCCTGCTCCGCTCAGCTGGCCACCGCGTCGCTGCGCTCGACCTTGCCGCCTCTGGCATCGATGAGCGCCGCTTCGTTGACATCCGAAGCTTCACTGACTACAACCGGCCGCTGCTCGACTTCCTCGAGTCACTTCCATCGGGCGAGCGCGCTGTCCTCGTCGGTCACAGCCTCGGCGGCATCAATATATCCTTCGCCATGGACAAGTTCCCTTCCAAAGTCGCTGTTGGAGTCTTCGTCACCGCCTTCATGCCCGATTCCGACCATCCCCCCGGTCACGTTTATAAAAGG CATAATTTGGATGATACAAGCGATCCATTTTGGTTGGATACTCAATTCGGATCTGTTAGGAACGAGGAGAATGGTCCTGTCTCCATGCTATTTGGACCGAATATGATGGCCAACTTCTACGATCACTCTCCGGTTCAG GACTTGACTTTGGCCATGACGCTTCTGAGGCCTATTTCCATGTTCGCCGATGAGTTGTTGGCATCACCGCCGTTATCTAAGTCGGGATATGCGTCGACGGCGAAGGTGTACATCAAATGCGAGAAAGACATTGGGCTATTGGCCACTTACCAACAGTGGATGATCGAGAATAATCCGGTGAATGAGGTGAAGGTGATTGAGGAGGCGGACCACATGCCCATGTTGTCGACGCCGGAGGAGCTGAGCCAGATCATCTCGGAGATCGTCAAGACCTATGCTTAG